CCAACCGGTGGGAAAGATCGCCATAGACCTTGGATACCCCTGTCCGAACCGGGAAAAAGGCGGTTGCATTTTCTGCTCCGCACCCGCTTTTACACCCGGTTACCTGCGTAAAACAGATGACCCTGGAAAACAGATTATCAGAGGCAGGAAAAACCTTCTGCGCCAGGGAGTAAAAAAATATTTCGGCTACTTCCAGCAAGAGACCCCAACCGCCGCTCCGAATGACTATTTCCTGTCCATCTGTTCCCTGATCCTGCAGGACCCTGACTGCATGGGACTCATTATATCCACCCGTCCCGATGCTGTTGAGGAAGAACTGCTCACACTACTGTCCCGGATTTTAATAGAGAACAGAAAGAGAAAAAACTGTCTTTTTGAGCTGGGCATCCAGTCGGCTCATGAAAAAACTCTGGCCCTGCTGAATCGAAACCATGGGTTTTCTGATTTTCGGAACAGCGCGGAACTGTTACAAAAATACGGATTCGAAACAGGTGCCCATCTGATCTTCGGTCTTCCCGGAGAAACAGTGGAGGATATGCAGGCAACAATTAAAATGGTATGCAGTACAAAAATATCAGCCCTGAAAATCCATCACCTGCAGGTGTTACAGGGAACAGTTCTCCAGAGGATGTACCAGAACAGACAAATTGATGTCTTTGCCACACCGGAAGACTATTTCCGGCTCCTCCTGCAACTGCTCCCCCACATCCCGTCTGATATAACAATCCATCGCCTCTTTGCCACATCCCATCCGGAGCTGCTGGTGGCTCCAAAATGGAACATTCTCACCCATATTCTCAGCAGAAAACTTCTTGAGCTGATGGAAGAAAATGCAGTCAGCCAGGGCACAGAAGTCAAAATCAACCTGTGACCGCCAGTCTGAAACTTCCGGCATGGCCGATATCTATCCGATTCGCTTCAATCACCACGATATCACCGTCAAGCTCAACCAGATGACAGTCACTTTCATATTGCAGAGTCATCTCTTCCACCTGCCCGTGAAAGGAACCGAAGCGGCGAATAAAACTGAATGGCGTATAAATAAAAAATCTTGTGGAACTCATCAGCAAAAACGGAGAAATCATAAGAAAAACCGGGCTGAGCAGAACGATGGATACCAGGTATCGTAAGAGTCCTCTTTTTTTCAGGAAACCGATACGCATAATTTCTGAAAAAACAATGTGAAGAAGATCACCCATATTACCGGCAGAGAAAAAAAAGAAATGTTCATTGAGGTAATAGATATTTTGAATTGTTGTCGGCACCTCTTTATCCCCGGCCAACTGCTCAAGGATATCCCCGATTGCCGGAACACGGTTCATCCTGGCAACCACGTTGAAAGACCCTGTGGGATTAAGAATAAAAACCTTTTCATCAAGTTGATCCTGGAGTTTACTGATTACACGACGAAGGGTGCCATCACCGCCGTTAATGATAATATAACGGAACTCGGCACAGTTTTTCCATCCCTGGAGTTCTTTTTCAGAAATGTTTGTGATTTCCAGTTTCGGATGGTGATGAGTAAAATTACCGACTGAGAGTACTTTCATCATGATAGCTTTTATTTTTGCCGGTGCCCCTGGTGCCGGCGGTCTGCCCCGGCATCGGGAAGTTCTGAAAAAAGGAAACCTTATTATTGCTGTTGACAGCGGAGCCCACTATTGCCAGGAGGTAAATCTTCTCCCCCATGTTCTGATCGGCGATTTCGACTCCATTTCCCCGAACCTTCTCCAGAAGTATTCAGCTCAGGACGTCGAATGTATAGCATATCCCAGGCAGAAAAATGAAACAGATCTTGAACTGGCTCTTGATCTGGCCATGGCAAGAGGGACAAAAGAGATCAGGCTCTGGGGTGCAATCGGAGGGCGCTGGGATATGAGTTTCTCCAATATCCTTCTGGCCGCCCACCCCAAATACAAAAAAATGCATCTTTCCCTTTTCGATGCAGCCTGTTCTTTTGAAATCATCCATTGCGGAAAAACATATACTCTCACCGATGATCCGGGGCAACGTGTATCCCTTCTGCCCCTGGCGGGCAATGCCGAAAAAGTGACTTTAAACGGTTTCACCTATCCATTGCAGAACGAAACCCTTCAGTTTGGTACAAGTCGCGGTATCAGTAACATCCTGGAGAGTGAAAGAGCGACCATCTACCTGGAACGGGGCATTTTACTCTGCATCAGGAATTTGGGGTCAGATTGAGCTTTTCCAGTTACAGGCAATACATTTTCAAGGCATACGCAATGCAATCTGTGTTTTGAAAAAACGAACGACTCCCTGTTTATTGCCGAAGGGAGTTATCTGTACATTTTGATCGGCCAGAATTGTTTTCAGATCAGCAAACGGTGTTTCAACTGTACACTCTCCCGAAACAGCGCCGCCATAAGAACCTGCCCGTTGTTCTTCTTCGGCAAGGGGTAACGGGTCACTCCCGGGCAAAAGCCGTATGCCCCGATTCGCGGCCAAGTCAAAAATTGCCGGAGCAGGCCAGAATACAGGTCTACCACCATTATCACCAACAAACAGCTTTTCAAACTGTGTGTTTTCAATTATTTTTTTTACAATTCCCCCCGCTTGCCTAACCATTTGCCAGCCCCCACGGCAGGACAGCCAATCCCTTTTCTTGATGTACCAGTTCTATTGTCCGTATAATCGGAGTGCCATCATCAAATTCTGTCGTAGTACCCAGAGCAAGCACCTCCAGTCTTTCTGCAGTCACTATCTGACGACCGGCTACGACAAACAACCGAACATCCGGCCACTCTTCATGGCAAAGCAACAGGGATTCTTCTTCCATAGTTTTATTAACTTTCCAGGCTTGAGGCAAAATATCAGTCCGTTTCGTTACTTCTTTCCGTAAAAGAGAAAAATAGTCGTGCGTTTTACCCTCCGTCAGCAAAAGAAAAAAAACAGCAGTACTGTTCAACTGAGGTTGTGTTATCTGTTTTGAAAAATTTTCCAGACTTTTCATGAAAAAGACATCAAGAGAAAAAAGGTCTTGAATATGGACATGACCATCAAAATAAATCATTCTGCTTCCTTATAGTGTTTCAACTTCCAAAGTTTTGCCATAATTACGTTTTTACCCGATAATACACAATTAATCCCGACTTTTATAAACTGACATAACGATACCTGACAAATTATTCAAAAATCATTCCCATTTTACGGTTGACAAAGTGTACTTACCGTTGCAATATGCAACAGTTCCAAAACATTATAACTATCACAATTATGTGAATTTACCAAAGAAAAGGTAAACAATCCGTATACTGCCACAAGGATAGCCACGACGACAGCCTGACTAACTTTAAGCGTTGCCAACTGCCGCCTGACTATAGTTTTCATATAGGAGGAAAATGGCATGAAAATCCTGGTTATAGCTCCTGAACCCTTTTTTACTCCTCGGGGAACACCCTTCAGTGTATATTACCGGTCACTGATCACTGCACAACTGGGCCACAAGATTGACCTCATTACTTATGGCCAGGGTGCTGATGTCCTTATTCCGAGATTAAATATAATTAGGATACCGAGGTTTTTCAGATCATCGCAAATCAAAGTCGGCCCGTCATTGTACAAGCTGTTTCTCGATATATTCATGGTTCTGTATACCATCAGGCTTCTGGTAACACACCGCTACGATGTTGTTCATGCCCATGAGGAAGCCGTATTCTTCTGCAGATTCCTTAAACCGTTTTTTCGTTTCAAATTAATCTACGATATGCACTCCAGCCTCCCGCAACAATTGACCAATTTTGAGTTCACTTCATCAAAAGTATTAATTACAATTTTTAAAAAGCTGGAAGATTCATGTTTAAAAAATGCCGATGCCGTCATTACCATCTGTCCTGATCTAGCACAATATGTCAATAGATTGCTTGACACACCGGAAAAACATTTTCTCATCGAAAACTCTCTCTTCGACCCGATCCGACTACTTGAACCGACCGAAACCGCACAAGACTGTGCGGAAGAAAAGCAACCTCTCCTTTCCGGTGAAAGCAAGTATATAGTGTATGCAGGAACCCTGGAGCCCTATCAGGGAATAGATATTCTTATCCCCGCATTTCAAATTTTTCATGATTCCCACCCTGATTACACGCTCTGTATTGTTGGAGGCAACAGGAAACAGGTAAAAACGTTCAAAGATCTTGCCAGATCCCTTAAAATAGATGACTCATGTATCTTTACAGGCCAGGTCAGTCAGGCCAAGGCGAAAGAATACACAACCCAGGCATCCATTCTGGTGTCTCCACGAAAACATGGGACAAATACGCCCCTTAAAATATACGAACAACTTGCCAGTGGCATACCCCTGGTTGCCACCCGGATTTATTCCCATACTCAGATTCTCGATGAAAACGTAGCTTTTCTCGTCGATCCGACTCCTGAAGAACTTGCGCGGGGACTATCAGCCGCAGCAAGCAAAACGAGTGACAAAAAAGCACAGCAGGCAAGGGCTCTTTACGAAAATAAATATTCAAAAGAGATTTATACCGGAAAAATGGAACGTCTTTTTGCCTTCATTCAGCAATAATCTCTTCTCATGGAAATATCTCCAAACTGGCTGTCTTGCGGATAATCAAAGAAAATATATAACTTTCAGGGATATAAAAACAACATGTGCGGCATTGCAGGGATATTGGCGTTTACTGAAGCAGCACCACCACAACCGGATCAGCTTCGGGCAATGTGCAATGCCATGTTTCATCGTGGACCCAACGAAGAAGGCACAGACATCACTAAAGGGGTCGGGCTTGGTATGCGCCGTCTTTCTATTATCGACCTTGCCGGTGGCAGTCAACCGATCTTTAACGAAGACAGAAGTATCCTCTGTGTTTTTAACGGAGAAATTTATAACTACAGGGAACTTCGTCAAAGACTTGAAGGACGCGGCCACACTTTCAGCACCAATTCGGACACAGAGGTAATTGTTCATGCCTACGAGGAGTATGGTGATACCTTCCCGGTTCACCTCAATGGTATGTTTGCCATTGGACTGCATGATACCCGTCAAAAAAGAGTCCTTCTGGTACGGGATCACCTTGGCATCAAACCGCTCTATTACGCCCGCCGGAAACAGCACCTGGTCTTTGGTTCGGAGATCAAGGTATTGCTTGCTTCAGGATTGCTGAACAAAGAGCTTGATATTGACTCTCTCTCTCAGTTTCTGGCCTGGGAATATGTCCCGGCCCCGGAAACGTTACTCAAAAACGTGAAAAAACTTGAGGCTGGATATCTGATTGCCATAAATATGGATAAACAGGACGTGTCCCTGAAACAGTATTGGGATATCCCGCCGGCAGAAGAACTGTCTCTGACCGATGATGAATGGTTTGAACGCATAGACAGTCTGCTCAAAACCTGTGTAACCCGCCAACTGGTCAGTGACGTTCCGCTGGGAGCTTTTCTTTCGGGTGGTGTCGACTCCAGCCTGATAGTTGCGGCTATGGGTTCTGCCAAAACATTCAGCATTGGTTTTGATGATCCCTCCTATAATGAATTAAACTGGGCCAATACGGTGGCAAAGCATCTTGGAGTAAGCCACACAGACGAAATACTCTCCCCTGATATCCTGACCCTTTTTGATCATCTTCTTCATTTCATGGATGATCCGATTGCGGATTTTTCCATTTTTCCCACCTACCTCGTCTCAGCTCTGGCAAAAAAATATGTAACGGTCTCCCTCAGTGGAGATGGTGGTGATGAACTCTTTGGCGGCTATGAAACCTATATTGCCCAGATGCGGGCAGCACAATACAGCCTGATCCCGTCATTTATACGCAGAAAAGTACTCGAACCGTCACTCAGAGCCATAAAGCCGCGTGCTGCCAAAAAGGGCCTTATCAACAAGGCCAGACGATTTGTTGAGGGTGCCGGACAACCGGAAAATCTCGGCCATTGCCGGTGGCGGATTTTTGCGGGCCAACTGCAGCAGGCAGCCTTGTTTACACCGGAGGCATTGTCACAGATCGAAACACCGGTGGACGCGCATGTCAGTCGACTCTTTGCCCTGGCCGCTGATCGTGATCCCCTGACGCAATGTCTTTATGTCGACACCAAGAGTTATCTCTGTGATAACATACTGACCAAGGTTGATCGCATGTCAATGGCGGTTTCCCTTGAAACACGGGTGCCTTATCTTGATCCCGAGCTGGTCGGGCTCGCCTTTTCTCTTCCGGCGCGACTGAAAGTTTCGGGCAATACTACCAAAATACTGCTGAAAAAAGTAGCGGCCAAACACATCCCACAGCAATGTGTCTATCGCCCGAAAGAAGGATTCAGTATCCCGATCAAACATTGGCTGACTACAACTCTCAAACCACTGATGGAAGAATTGCTTTCAGAAAAAACCATCCGCGAGCAGGGCCTTTTTGCATGGAATACCGTCCAATCCATGAAATCTGAACATTTACAGGGAAAAGAAAATCACAGTCATCAGCTCTGGGCACTCATGATGTTTCATGCCTGGCAGAGAAGATGGCTCAAAGGATAAGAGTATGGGAAAAATACTGGTAACAGGAGCTACGGGATTTACGGGTACGGCACTTTGCAGACGACTCATTAATGACGGCCATGAGGTTGTTGCATTTATCCGACCTACGAGTAAAACAGGTGCTTTAACGGAACTGGGTGTAATCTGCAAAACTGTCGATATCTGTGATGCAGAAGCAGTTCT
The DNA window shown above is from Desulfomarina profundi and carries:
- a CDS encoding TIGR01212 family radical SAM protein (This family includes YhcC from E. coli K-12, an uncharacterized radical SAM protein.), which codes for MSTDRPRLRTFSHTCRQRFGQPVGKIAIDLGYPCPNREKGGCIFCSAPAFTPGYLRKTDDPGKQIIRGRKNLLRQGVKKYFGYFQQETPTAAPNDYFLSICSLILQDPDCMGLIISTRPDAVEEELLTLLSRILIENRKRKNCLFELGIQSAHEKTLALLNRNHGFSDFRNSAELLQKYGFETGAHLIFGLPGETVEDMQATIKMVCSTKISALKIHHLQVLQGTVLQRMYQNRQIDVFATPEDYFRLLLQLLPHIPSDITIHRLFATSHPELLVAPKWNILTHILSRKLLELMEENAVSQGTEVKINL
- a CDS encoding diacylglycerol kinase family protein, yielding MMKVLSVGNFTHHHPKLEITNISEKELQGWKNCAEFRYIIINGGDGTLRRVISKLQDQLDEKVFILNPTGSFNVVARMNRVPAIGDILEQLAGDKEVPTTIQNIYYLNEHFFFFSAGNMGDLLHIVFSEIMRIGFLKKRGLLRYLVSIVLLSPVFLMISPFLLMSSTRFFIYTPFSFIRRFGSFHGQVEEMTLQYESDCHLVELDGDIVVIEANRIDIGHAGSFRLAVTG
- a CDS encoding thiamine diphosphokinase yields the protein MIAFIFAGAPGAGGLPRHREVLKKGNLIIAVDSGAHYCQEVNLLPHVLIGDFDSISPNLLQKYSAQDVECIAYPRQKNETDLELALDLAMARGTKEIRLWGAIGGRWDMSFSNILLAAHPKYKKMHLSLFDAACSFEIIHCGKTYTLTDDPGQRVSLLPLAGNAEKVTLNGFTYPLQNETLQFGTSRGISNILESERATIYLERGILLCIRNLGSD
- a CDS encoding glycosyltransferase; amino-acid sequence: MKILVIAPEPFFTPRGTPFSVYYRSLITAQLGHKIDLITYGQGADVLIPRLNIIRIPRFFRSSQIKVGPSLYKLFLDIFMVLYTIRLLVTHRYDVVHAHEEAVFFCRFLKPFFRFKLIYDMHSSLPQQLTNFEFTSSKVLITIFKKLEDSCLKNADAVITICPDLAQYVNRLLDTPEKHFLIENSLFDPIRLLEPTETAQDCAEEKQPLLSGESKYIVYAGTLEPYQGIDILIPAFQIFHDSHPDYTLCIVGGNRKQVKTFKDLARSLKIDDSCIFTGQVSQAKAKEYTTQASILVSPRKHGTNTPLKIYEQLASGIPLVATRIYSHTQILDENVAFLVDPTPEELARGLSAAASKTSDKKAQQARALYENKYSKEIYTGKMERLFAFIQQ
- the asnB gene encoding asparagine synthase (glutamine-hydrolyzing) is translated as MCGIAGILAFTEAAPPQPDQLRAMCNAMFHRGPNEEGTDITKGVGLGMRRLSIIDLAGGSQPIFNEDRSILCVFNGEIYNYRELRQRLEGRGHTFSTNSDTEVIVHAYEEYGDTFPVHLNGMFAIGLHDTRQKRVLLVRDHLGIKPLYYARRKQHLVFGSEIKVLLASGLLNKELDIDSLSQFLAWEYVPAPETLLKNVKKLEAGYLIAINMDKQDVSLKQYWDIPPAEELSLTDDEWFERIDSLLKTCVTRQLVSDVPLGAFLSGGVDSSLIVAAMGSAKTFSIGFDDPSYNELNWANTVAKHLGVSHTDEILSPDILTLFDHLLHFMDDPIADFSIFPTYLVSALAKKYVTVSLSGDGGDELFGGYETYIAQMRAAQYSLIPSFIRRKVLEPSLRAIKPRAAKKGLINKARRFVEGAGQPENLGHCRWRIFAGQLQQAALFTPEALSQIETPVDAHVSRLFALAADRDPLTQCLYVDTKSYLCDNILTKVDRMSMAVSLETRVPYLDPELVGLAFSLPARLKVSGNTTKILLKKVAAKHIPQQCVYRPKEGFSIPIKHWLTTTLKPLMEELLSEKTIREQGLFAWNTVQSMKSEHLQGKENHSHQLWALMMFHAWQRRWLKG